A genomic stretch from Elusimicrobiota bacterium includes:
- a CDS encoding phosphatidylserine decarboxylase, which yields MIIATEGIPFILGGFGAAAVGYLLPWKNAGIAVTVLGVLLSAFCTFFFRDPERPLPQDPARIYSPGDGRVLSVGAEDGKTTVRIFLSIFNVHIQRAPCAGTVSEVRYTPGTFRAAMKAEAAANERNRVTIAVEGRKESVETEQIAGLIARRIRCWVRPGDKVAAGERYGLIQFGSQAALHLPPSVRPLVKPGDVVRAGITPIAQW from the coding sequence ATGATCATCGCGACCGAAGGGATCCCCTTCATCCTCGGCGGCTTCGGAGCCGCCGCCGTCGGCTATCTCCTCCCCTGGAAGAACGCGGGCATCGCGGTCACCGTGCTCGGCGTGCTCCTTTCCGCCTTCTGCACCTTCTTCTTCCGCGACCCCGAGCGGCCGCTCCCGCAGGACCCGGCCAGGATCTACTCCCCCGGGGACGGGCGTGTGCTCAGCGTCGGTGCGGAGGACGGGAAGACGACCGTCCGCATATTCCTCTCCATCTTCAACGTCCACATCCAGCGCGCCCCGTGCGCGGGGACGGTGTCGGAGGTGCGCTACACTCCCGGGACCTTCCGCGCCGCGATGAAGGCCGAGGCCGCCGCCAACGAGCGCAACCGGGTGACCATCGCCGTCGAGGGTCGCAAAGAGAGCGTCGAGACGGAGCAGATCGCCGGCCTCATCGCCCGGCGCATACGCTGCTGGGTGCGCCCCGGCGACAAGGTCGCCGCCGGCGAGCGCTACGGCCTCATCCAGTTCGGCTCCCAGGCGGCGCTGCATCTGCCTCCGTCGGTCAGGCCGCTGGTGAAGCCCGGAGACGTCGTGCGCGCGGGCATCACCCCGATCGCGCAGTGGTAG